One Micromonas commoda chromosome 5, complete sequence genomic window, GAGCGGACCATGCTCTGGAGCGACGATCAGAATAAGTTTGTGAACGCGGGGGAGCCCCAGACCCGGCTCGACGATCCGTGCCTTCAGGGCCTGACCATCGAACCCGGCGAGGTCATCTCTCGCATCAACAAGGCTCGGGGCAAGGGCGGCCGGCTGGACCTCACGGGGATCGGCCTGACCAAGGTTCCCGACGAGGTGTGGACGCTGACCGACTTGACCGACCTTCAGCTCAGCAACAACAAGATCACGCGCATCCCCAACGACGTGGgcaacctcgccgagctcgagcgcctcgggctcgcggGCAATCGACTTACCGAGATCCCCGAGGGCATCGGCGGGTGCGAGTGCCTCGAGGGCCTCTGGGCGCACGGTAACCTCATCGGCCGCGTGCCCGACGCCATCGGCAGATGCGAGCGGCTCCGGCACCTGATGCTCGCCGGGAACAGGATCCGCGAGTTgcccgcgtccctcggcgaCTGCAAgtacctcgaggagctctcCGTCCCGGGCAACAGACTCGAATCTCTGCCGGAGacgatcggcggcgcgtaCATGCTCCGCGTcatcgacgtccacggcaACAGGATCGCGCGGCTGCCGGATTCCATCGCGAGGCTCAAGTCGTTGGAGGAGCTCAGCGCGCAGGGTAACCTCTTGACGTCCATCCctgacgacgtcggcgagatGCGTCGGCTGGTGCGGCTCAACGTCGCGGAGAACAAACTATCGTCGCTGCCGAAGGGtctgggcgacgcggcgatgatgacCACGCTGTGGTGCTACGGTAACCCCGACCTGCGATCGCTTCCGATGTCCCTCGCCAAGAACGTGTCGCTGCGGAGCGTGTGGTGCGAGGggtgcgacgcgctcgagggcgacgaggtcagGGCGCTGGTCGAGGCGCTCCCGACGCGGAAAgggggcgtgggcgcgacgatcgggcTCGACCTCGCGCAGTGCACCCGTGCGGGGTTGAAGATCAGGCCGGCGACtgcgctcgacgccaacgccCCAGGCGGGCTTGCGTGCGATCACCCCCACGTGGCCGTCTCGGAAATTCCGGGGGCGGATACTTCACCGGATTCGCCGGATACCCCGCCCGGAAGATACTCGCGCGGATACTTCAAGCACGTGCGGTGGAccgaggacgcgcacgcgccggtcctcatcgtcgcgttcggcAGCGCCCCGGGCGTCCCCAACTGGGGCGGCTTGCTCCGAAAGCTGAGGAAAGATTTGctggcgcggggcgccgcgtgcgcggggggagccggcgcggacgccgccgccgccgtggaagccgccgccgtcggcttcgacgtcctctacgtcgcggacgtgacCAGGTCGTGGTACCACGGCGAAGGAGTcggcggggggaacgaaggaaacgacgaggcggagcgcaCGTGGCGCGAGGGGattggacgcgtcgccgggcggtACGAGCGGGTGTTAAATTTGGGCGACtcgatgggcgcgagcgccgcgctcctcttcgccgacgtcgccgatcaCGCGATGGCGTTTTGTCCGCAGGTTGACCTCGTGTCCGCGTCGATACGACCCGGACGTagcgcgcggtggatgcGGCATTTTCGGGAGAGGCTCgtctccgcggtggacaggGCGGTGAGCGggtcgaggcggtcgcgagTCGA contains:
- a CDS encoding predicted protein, with protein sequence LDLTGIGLTKVPDEVWTLTDLTDLQLSNNKITRIPNDVGNLAELERLGLAGNRLTEIPEAIGRCERLRHLMLAGNRIRELPASLGDCKYLEELSVPGNRLESLPETIGGAYMLRVIDVHGNRIARLPDSIARLKSLEELSAQGNLLTSIPDDVGEMRRLVRLNVAENKL
- a CDS encoding predicted protein, which translates into the protein MMTTLWCYGNPDLRSLPMSLAKNVSLRSVWCEGCDALEGDEVRALVEALPTRKGGVGATIGLDLAQCTRAGLKIRPATALDANAPGGLACDHPHVAVSEIPGADTSPDSPDTPPGRYSRGYFKHVRWTEDAHAPVLIVAFGSAPGVPNWGGLLRKLRKDLLARGAACAGGAGADAAAAVEAAAVGFDVLYVADVTRSWYHGEGVGGGNEGNDEAERTWREGIGRVAGRYERVLNLGDSMGASAALLFADVADHAMAFCPQVDLVSASIRPGRSARWMRHFRERLVSAVDRAVSGSRRSRVEIHSGTWEHDLAQADFVPDAVGRDRIDAEGLALNVVLHPVDNHRLALALEEGDELLPMVRKAYHEQLAAARAGGGGGGDATRAPLSGANEAKGADAISLKSFKPGVRLPN